A segment of the Myotis daubentonii chromosome 6, mMyoDau2.1, whole genome shotgun sequence genome:
GACCCACAGCCAGAAATAGTCTAGTTCTGTGGCTTTTGGcacagggagggagacagaacgGGAGGGAGAGGTGAAGGGGTGAAGAGCTTTGGACCTGAGGCATGACTTCATCAACTTTCTATGGTCCCAGACTCCTTGGAGAAGTTGAGCCAAGCGACAGCCTCTTCCCCCAAAACACGTATGCGGGTCTCACTTGAGGGAGTCACAGGCTCCAGAGGtgcagaagggaggggaaggtcaGAGCAAGGACCGAGTGCATCAAGgtcatgtgagagagacgcagCCCTGAGGAAGGGGCCGTTCTGCCAGATGTGCTCTGTCTGGAATGAGGGGTGCTGCCAAATGTCTCCCCAGGATGGTGGCGGGAGGGCCGGAAGCTGCTGGCTGGCCGGAGAGCAACAGCGGAAAAACtgacaggccagggaggagctgccaCTCACCCACCGTGACTCTCCCCACAGACATCCCTGtcagcacccagccagggcaggcatgGCCCCCACCCCTGACGCAGACCTGTCTCATAGTGACCTGGCTGGAAGGCCGGTCAGCAGTGACAACTCCAAATTCCAAAGGTCACGTCACCCAGCCCCCTAGAGGCCCATTTCCACACCCCtgggtccccagcccaggtctcCCAGTACCTGTCCTGAGGCTGGTGACTGGTTGTCATGGTGACGATGGTCCTGGTTTTGCCTGGCTGACTGCTCTCTCCCTCTGAGGCTGGCTTGGGGCAGAAGCAGTGTGAGGCCTGTCTCCTCCTGTTTCCCCACAGGCTTCTTCAGGCTCTTGGGGGTagaagagggggcagggcagacAGAGCTTGCAAACCCAGATCCCAGCAGGAacccctcctggccctgcctctcaGGACTGCTCAGTCTGACCCCGCTGGCCAGTCCCGCTGGGCCCCCCTGCCTGCTCAGGCTCCACCTGgcagcaggcctggcctggccgctGTCACCGCTATTTTTACCCAGCAGCAAAGCCGTGTGTAAGCTGGCAAACCGGAGGGTGGAGAgcaggggggaaggaggaggacgTCTGAttgagagggagggaaaagacaGGCAAAGGCAGGGAAGAGGATGAGAGGGGTCAGGGACAGTGACGACAATGGAAGGAGGCACAGGAGGAGGGAAACAGAAAGGAGATAGAGTGGAGAGGGGGGCTCCAAACTATCATCTGCAAGAGCCGCAGCCGGCGGGATGAACGGGAGAGaggcctgccctcccaccctcccgggAAGCCCCTAGATTCCCGCCTAGGGTGGCTCTGGAGGACCTGTCCCCTCCTGGAGGCGCCCCAGACTCCAGCCTCTCTGCTGGTGGCACCTGAACCTTCCTTTCCAGCCACTGCCCAGGGACTTCCTAGTTCCTGGTCAGTTTTCCAGGAAAACCCTTTCCGATGGGCGTGGGACACAGCCGTTTCCACAACCTAGCCTGACCCCTCccctgactcccccccccccccccgccccagtcctGGCCCGAGTCACCCCATCCCCCACTGGTTCCTCTCACTCCCAGGCCCCTACACTCTTCCCCTTTCTCAGGGCTAACATGCAGGgaagactggggggtgggggcacaggccTGACTAACTGCTAGTCCCAAAGCGCCTACCCGCCCCTCCgtgtccctctcctgctcccccctcGTGTTACTCCCTTAGCTAGGACCTCTTTGGCACCAGCAGATAAAATGTGCTGGtgcacacacccccgccccccaaaaggGAGGGCCTCACTTTAGAGCCAGGAGGACTGGCTTCCCTCGCCCGCCGCCGGGGGCCTGCACTCACCAGGTGCCCAGGCTTGCCAGGAGGGTCAGAGCTGTGGAGGCCGGGCCGTCCCTGGGAGGTGGTCCTAGCTTCCGCTCAGGCAGGCCTGGTCCATGGGTTCCTACGTCAGGGTCCAGAATGAAGACAGTGCCCCAGGGCATATGGGGAGAGAACCCCCCTGGCCTggctgtgagaggcagctgccccATTCTGAGAAGCCTCACACCCCTCCTCAACCAGGGAGATAAAAAACCACCCTGCAGCTGGGGAGATAACGACCCAACGGTCTCAGCAGGGGAGCTGAGGGAATGGGTCCACGCACAGGTACAGCCAGTGCGCCAGGTCCCAGCCCCAGACAGACACCTTCCGGGACCCCACCCTCTCCGCGGGCTTTCCTCCCATCCCAGCACGTCCCGCGCCTGGGTCAGAggacaggcaggggaggggcagaccGGCACATCTCCATCTGGAGGCGGAGGCCTTTTTTCGTTCACcctttccacaaatatttaccgAGGGCTCTGCAGGCTagccaggctctgttctaggcCCTGGGGCAGAGTGGTGAACAACTTTTTACATTTTCTAGAGGGATGAGGGCAAGAGGGGGGAGGAGGCAATGGACAGAGAAGGCTCAGGACTCAAGTTTTCTATAGGGACCAGGGCGGGGAAACCCCAGCTTCTCACCTCAGCACGCCCGgtgcccctctccaccccctcagGCAAGATTCCTGGCAGTGCAGTTTCAAAGTGGGCCAGAGCCCGGTTTCCTTAGTGGAACGGGCCTTCGGCTCAGAGGAGTGTTCATTTCTGCCTTCTCCCGCAGCTTCACTCCTGCTTTCTGTTCTCAGTAAACCCACCCCAGTCCTGGGTAGGATTCAACTCCAggggcacccctccccctgcccacatCCTGACACTCAGCAGGCCAGCCCAGGTGTTTTATTGTCTGCCTTTGCCCAGCAGCAAACAGGGATTTGATACCAGCTCAGAGCATCTGGTGTACCCCTGGCCGTGCCGTGGCCTGCCCACATGGGGCCCTGAGAGCAGCCGCCAAACTCGGGTTCCCAGCACCTCTCATGCACCCCAGCTTCCAGACACACCTCTGTGGTGGCATCAAATTCTCCACTCCCCAGGATCCTGTATGGGGCCAGCCTGCAGATAGCTCCCCTTCCCTCATAACCACCACAGCTAGTTCTAGATGGTCTCCTCTGAACAGAGCGGGGCAGCTCATGTCCAGAGAGGTTGAGTCTCCTGCCTGCAGTCACAGAGCAAGTGAAGGGGCGAGCTGGAATTCAAACTCAAGGTATAAAGCCTGCTTCCCAGCTGGCCCTGTATacggggaggtgggggtgctCCATCCAAATAAGAGGGGACATAAAGTGGCGGCCAAGGCTGACATGAGTGTCAAGTGTAAGGCACCCCTCTTCCATTACACACACATCCTGGCATAGAGGCGTAGAGGGAgggtctaaagcagcggttctcaacctgtgggtcgccacccctttggcggtggaaagaccctttcacaggggccgcctaagaccatcggaaaacacatatataattacatattgtttttgtgattaatcactatgctttaattatgttcaatttgtaacaatgaaaatacatcctgcatatcagatatttacattacgactgattacagtagcaaaattacagttatgaagtagcaacgaaaataatgttatggttgggggtcaccaccacatgaggaactgtattaaagggccgaggcatgaggaaggttgagaaccgctgccttctCCCTCAGCTACACCCCTGCTTTCTGTTCTCAGTAAACCCACCCCAGTCCTGAGTACAATTCAACCccaggggcagcccctcccctgcccacatcCTAGACTCTAAAGGTTACCAGGGAAATGGGCAGAGGGGCCGCCCAGGAGGGGCGAGGGGCAGGATGGCGCCAGCTCTCCGCTGGGAAGGAGGCCCGGAGGTGTGCGTCCGTGTCTTTCCCCGAGGAAGGAAGGGTCTCTCTCTGGGAGTAAATGAGGACGCATCCGGCAAGGGGACCCTAGGGGCGCGAGCCGGTCAATGACAGGCGGTGGCTAAAGAGCGCGCCCCTGCCCCGCGCGCCCGCAGCCCCGCTCTCCGCATCCGGGGTCGCCAGCGGTCCggcgcccccctccacccaccagatTCATGGAGATGACCGGGGCCCGCCCGCCCTTTGCGGAGGTCAGCTCCGCGACAGCTGGCTTCAGGCCCAGGAGCCAGGTCCCCCCGCCCGGCTCGGGTCCCTCTGCCACGCGGCACCCCTTTCCTGCCCTCCGGCACCCCTCTGGCTCGCCACGTGCTGCGCGGCTCGACACACGGTGCGCCTGGGGCCCCACAGGACATCCCCGCTGCTCGCCGCGGAGCTGccagccccccccctccctgccctcgtGGCCGGCCGACAGCGGTGCCTTCCGCTCCGCCGGTCCCCGGCCCCCCAGttcccggcccccagcccccggcAGCACCTGCAGTTAAGGGGTCCTCCTGCGCAGAGATCCCCGCTCTCTATCGCCGCTTCCCGCGCCCGCCGCTGCGCATTCAAACCCGCCTTCCCCGGCCCACCCCGGgcacgcccccgccccgcccgccccctccgcccccctcgcCGCTCTCCCCGCCTCCCGTCTCCGCGCGGCCACGCCCCGACGGCCCCGGCCAGACCCGCAGAGGCTCCCGCCCCGAGACCTTCGCCCCCAGGGCCGCTGACCCACACCTCGCCTTATTCCGGGGCTAGGACCTCTCTGGCCCCGGTTGCACCAAACCCTGCCCAGCCAGGGGCACGCGGCGTTGAAGGGTGCAGCCCCACAGGGGGTGCTGGGGCTACACGCATCCTACACAACTGCCCTCAGGGCTCTCCCACCGACAAACCTGCCAGACAGGCCCGGGCGCCCCCAGCTCCACACTATCTGAGTGCGCCTGGCGGTGCCCTTATCgctccccaagcccctcccaGCCACTCGCATCCACACTGCACCCTTTTCCTTCCAGGACCCCTCCTTTTCAGCGCCACTTTCTTCCTTTCACACCTGACCTGGTCTTTGCTTTTCCGCCCTCGACCCCACTCAGCCCCGTGATGCCTCCGACAACATGGGCATAACCAGGGACCTGTTTTCCCCTCTAACACACACAGCCCACATCCACACAAACACAGCCACCCACAGCTCTGACTCGGAGAGGGAtgtgtggctctgtgtgtgcgGTGATGGGTGGAGGCTGCCCTGTGGCCCCCTCATGATTCACCCTTTCTAAATTCAGATCTTTGGAAAGACGGAGGCACAgttggggatgggaagagaaaaaGCCGGGAACAGCCTTACATCCTGAGGAATCCTATTtcctggcagaggcaggggcggaAGCTTGCTGAGACCCACATCCTCCACCACCGGGCGAGGAGGGGGTGGGCGTGCTGAGGAGTGGTCGGTAGGTCGGAGTACCtccaagggagggggaggggtcccctccaGTTTTGCAGGTTAGTAaatgtgggggaagggggatTGCTGCCCCTACAGCAGCTCTCAGTGCTGGAGGACAATCCAAAGGCAGAGAGGTGCCGGAGAGAGAAAATCCAACGCAGTCGCCAACCTCGCCCCCTCGGCCCAAGAGGCCTGTCCGCTGGGGAAGCCACAGACACTAATTAACAATTAGGAGCGCTAATGTCTTAGGGATGGGAGAGCCACGCCCTCTCCCCAGATCAGACTGGGCCCCAGGGGAGGAGTAGCTTTGGATCAGTGGACACTCCCAGGCTACTCCAGAAGGGTGTTGCCAGCCTTCGAGCTGCTTGTCCCAGAGACATGACACACCATCATCCCCCAGTCTTAACCAAAcagagggcaggaagaggggtATTGGTGGTATTTTTCTAGGCACTGCACCCTGGCTTAATGGGGATTGACACTGCATCTCCATTCCTACCCTGTGTTTgtccagtctctctctcttcctctccaggcCGGCCTCTCCCCTCTTTCTTGGCCCCTGTCTCtttccccacctctgttgaccagCTTGGGACCTGTGGGGGTGGCAGGCCTTAGTGGTCAGACAGATCTGCCAGGCATGGCTAGGCTGGTGGCCAATGGCTGCAGTTGTGTGCAAAGGAAGCTGGAGTTGGAAAGAAATTGGAGGGAAGTGGTGAGGGTTCTAGGCCAGACCGGGGAGGGCCGGTTCCTCTCTCCATCCCCCCACGCCCCCACGCCCCCTCCAAGCCTGGCCTGTTCCTTAGATGGCAACAGCCAGGGCTGTTATGGCTGGACACAAGCCCATCTGGCACTCGCCCTGCCTGGGCCCCCTGCCAGCACCGGTAGCCCTCCAGAGCCACTTCTCTGGGCAGAGATGATTGCTGGATGCCAAGGCCCTCTGCTGGACAGCCTCAGAGCCCAACTCACCCAGCCTGCCCCTGGAGTATTTCAAGCCCTTTCTGGGCTCCTTCAGGTCCCTGGCTCAGGTGTGGGGTGGGACCCTATTTGAAATTGTGGGTTGTCCCAGACTCCATCCAAGCCCGCCTCACCCCAGGCGGCCTCCCTCCAGCCTTGTTTGCTGGAAATGTTGGCTGGGCCCAGCGTTCTgtccccagcacatgcctcacAACTGTGTGCGTTCTCAGTTGTGTTTGTGACTACACCTCCATGGCTGGGCTGGGACTAGGGCAAGGCCAGGGAGGTACTTGCCTGAGATGCAACATTTAAAGGGAGATGGGGGGCGGTGCTGCCAAAAAATTCAGGAATCAAGATGAATAATATTGTcatgaaatactttttaaaaatcctagtaAATGAAAAACATCCATGAACAAAAcatcaacatttaaaataaagacgGGATCTGGCCCTCGCAGGGTCAGACTCGCCTCACCTTCCTTGAGAGTGGACAGGGGCCTGGGCGTGCCCTTCTGGCCTAATTTCTCACACCTTTGCCCCTTCCTCTGCCCTGGGTGGGCTTCTGACCTTGCGTGGTCAGTCTGTGTTTGAGGCAAAGTCCCCGAAAGGTATGCCCTCCGCCGGAAACCGCAGATTCCCACCCGTGGCTGTCCCACCTCCAGCAGGAACCTAGCGCACCCTCCGCCTCTGGGGGGGCCGGGGACCGCGCagaccccgcccgccccgcctctGCTCCCCGCACACCTGCGGGGACCTGGGAGGGGCGTCGGGAGTTGCGGAGGGGATGGGCAGGGAATCCTTGGGCCCGCATGACCCTGGTCGCCCTCCCGGCCTCCTCATCTCGGGAGAGGGGCCGCAGCCGGAAACCGCAGCCCGCGCCGGGTCTGGCCGGTCCCTGCCGGGGCGGGAGAAGGGCTGCGACCCGCGATCCGAGCCCGCCACAGCTCCCGGCTCTGTCCCCGCCCGCGCAGCTCGGGAGCCGGGAGCGCTTGGGGGAGGCCGGCAGCAAGGCCCGGCGcagaaaatgggggggggggggggcgggggcggaagGCTCCCGTGGCCCCGGAGGGGAACAGGTTAGGGGACAAGGGGCTCTCACCCACTGCACCCCGCTCCTCCCCGCAGGCCGCCTGCCCGAGGGGGGCGCGCACGTGCGCAGGCTTTGGGGGGCCCAGAAGGAAGCCCTGGGCCCCGGCGGGGAGCCCGCAGGGCAGGAACGAGGCTCACAGCTCTGGCCTCAGGCCTTCCCCTGGCCCTGGCTTCTGGCGGCTGTGGGGACAGAGGGGGTCCTGTAAGACGCCCCTATTCCTTGCTGTGCCCCTCTGGCCCCAGAGCTtgtggaaggaggagggagggaggactctGGCTGGAGGACCCTAAACAAATGATCCGGAGGCTGAGATGCAAATACTACTACATCTGACAACTCTCATTTGACCGCTGAGGGAAGTCCCCTtggggaggaggaaatgaagCGGTGAGTTCCTCgggtccccgcccccccgcccccctcccgccgccccagCAGCACCTCCTCTGCCGGCAGagtgcccctcaggagcaggcaTTCTGCACTGCTGCCCTCAGCCAACAAACCTCCCTCTTCCGCCACCAGGAGCTGAGAACGGCTCCCAACGCAGTCAGGACATTGTCCTCCTCACAACCACACTGTCGCCAAGAGGCCAGGACTGCGGCCGGCCGGCGTGGGGCCCACTGCAGTGAGACAAGAGGAACAGCTTCCCGGAGGCGAGGCCCCACAGGCTCCATGGAGTCGGGTGGGAGGAAGCCTGGAGCTGTTCCTCACCCTCAGCCCCGGCCAGGTGAGACTGTCTGGCAGCACAGGCACAGGCCGGCCAGGTGAGACTGTCTGGCAGCACAGGCACAGGCCGGCCAGGTGAGACTGTCTGGCAGCACAGGCACAGGCCGGAGTGTGGCTGATAAGGATGTCAAAGGCACCCCAGGAATTCAAaactatttactgagcacctgctgcatGCTGGGCTTTGGGGGCGGGACTGAGTCTCCAGGGGAATCAAGGTTTCATGCTCTTAAGGTAAATCCTCAGCCAGGAAGACAGTCTGGGTTAAAATCTTGCCTCTCCACTAAATGGTCAGTTGTCCCTGGTTAAACGGTGTCCCTCCCCGGACGCCATGCCCGTGCTTGTCTGGGGTAAGGAGGTGGGGAGAGCGGTTCCTTGCCCTGCGGAGGCCCCGGTGATGAGGAGAGGCCCtgaggggtgcagggaggaggtgAAGACCAGTTTTCTGCTAGATGCGGGGCCTGGTGCCAGTCATTGCTGCTGGGGCCGGGAGGCAGGCTTGTTCAGAGCCCTCTTGTGCTCAGTCCCGAACCACGGCTAATGCCCACTGGGCAGGCCTCGGTCAGTGATGGTGCCAGGACCGCCGTACTCCACAAGAAAGCAGTTCGTCCCTGCTGCTAGCAGGACTCGTGGCCTCATTTTTGCGGGGCTaacctctccctcctctcaggGCGGGCCACTCTGGAGGCCTCTCCGGTGTCTGGCTGGTGTCTCTGGCTGAGGATGAACAACAGGCAGCTCAGCAAAGCCTCACGCAAGTCCTGGGAGCCCAGGCGGCGGGCCAATCGACgcagcaggggcaggaggtgcTGGCGGGCCAGGCGGGCGgcgggcagcagcaggcgggacaGCAGCATTCGAAGCAGGAGCGGGAGCAGCGGGGCGGGCATGGCCGGGTCAGTGACTTCGAAGGCAATCCGGAATCTGGGCTtgcctctcctgctccctcctcaccTGCAAAGACATGGGGTGCTGGGCAGAATTCCCACCCCCTCCGGTTTCCACCATCACACTCCCCAGACCTCAATTCATGGGTCCCTTTTCCTTTCCCGCAGCCCTTTCTGTTGGCGAGGTAGCTGGGGCAGGAGGGTTCTCCCTGTAGGGGAAAGCTGGGACCAGGGCCGACAGCCAGCCattcccagcctccagggctcccacagttccctgcacccctcccttccctggtCACCCTCTCCTCTTGCACACACTCTCTGGACAGTCTCCATTCCTTCTCCCTCAATCCAGCAGAAGTTCCTCCCCAGGCAATTCTAACTTTTCTTTTGTGGGCCCTTGATCCAGCCCGACCTGACACTCCTTACCCTcccaaacccccaccccaggggcagCAACTCTTACCAGTCAGGACCAGTGCTCTGGCTGAATTAGCTTGTGGGGACACAGCCTCCCAGGACACTCAGTACACAGGGCTGCCCCACCCAGCTCAGCCCAACCCAGAACAACTTGCCAGGGTGGGGGGAGCAAGGAAGAGACAGCTGTGTGCTGGCACCTGGTatctggaggggagggggcagctgggctGCAAGAAGTGGAAGGAACAGATGCAGGAATTCTCCTGGCTGGGTTCAGACCTCAGAGACGGAACCCAGCCTGCACTTTGTAATGATGTGGCTGTATGCATGCTGATTCTTCGGGCTCCGGTTCCCTCCTCAGTTACCTTAGTACCTGGGCGGGGGGGTTGAGGGGTGGGGGACGACCTGGGAGGAGTAACTGGAGTGGGACTGTGTCTGAGACCCACTTGCCCAAATCTCAGAAGCAGTAATACTGCAGCAGCCCAAACACACCAGGCATGCTCAGAGTGGGCTAGAACAGGACCTCGGCAGGCACTTGTGGGCCCTCCCATGGGGCAGAGGAGTGGGGTCACTGTCCATCTCACAGCTGGGCCCAGTTGGGAAGAGCTGGGCGGCACTCCAGCTGAGGAACAGGAAGAGGGATACCCACTTCAGGACCCTCTTCTCTACCTACTCCCCCACAACCCCAACCCCAAGATTaaattaaattccacatggtagCAAGATCTAGAGATAGCCTGGGTTTGTTTTGTGTGGCTgcacgaccaagggtgatcccgagtgcgggggtgaaaggattgagaaaagacagacaagagaataatagctgggtctcggtgggacgctgctccctgatgaggagacagcgccagcgcccacaagccgtgtctttattttatagcagatgccacgaggcaaagcagGGGCATGATCACATTGTTTACAGCCTTCTCGTGAGCTCCAACCTCACtccactacatgcacctgaactctagcacaaggcacgtggggttacgtgttcggaccataggttcaagcttacaaccagagccgttggctataattgtgccgggggggccctgccctccagctgggacttgcacgtggcaatgagaggaccctgtcgtttcattagtccgaggcttgaacctggccagaACACCGTAGCCACGCCcctcagttttgttttaaaattctctgcATAAAATGGACGTAATTTCTGCCTTCTTGGACTCAGGTGAGATAATAGTTTGTGAAAGTGTTTCATAAACTTTAACCTAGCCTTGGGAATATGACCATTTATCATTGCTTCACCACCAGCCTCCACTGGCAGCATCACAGTTCCAAAATCCTCAAAGACCTTGAAGAAAGAAAACTTAACCATCTAAAGGACCTGTTCCATTTCTGTCTGGAGGAAGCAGGAGCCAgagtttagcttttttttttttaaaatatattttattgattttttacagagaggaagcgagagagatagagagttagaaacatcgatgagagagaaacatcgatcagctgcctcctgcacacctcctactggggatgtgcccgcaacccaggtacatgcccttgactggaatcgaacctgggacctttcagtctgcaggctgacgctttatccactgagccagactggtttcGGCCAGAGTTTAGCTTTATAGGCCTTGTTTTCCTCTCCTTCCAGTGTCTTCTTGAAGCTTTGTGATGGCCATGTgtcagccctgggccaggggtgGGATGGGTACTGGGTACACACGTGGGCCAAGCTGTGAGCTCATGATCTCTCTCAAGTCTCACCACCACTCTGCAAGGGAGCGATTATTATACTCATTGATGAGGAAACAGGTTCAGCGTGCTTAAGCAACTTACCTAGAATCACACCGCGGACGGATGGCTGCTCTCCCTCCCAAACCTGCCCCTCCCTAAGGCTTTTCCATCTCTGTAAGTGGCAGCTGTACCTTTCTAGTTACCCTGGCCAAAATCCTCAACTTCTCTCTTCCTGTCACAGTTCACTATCCACATTCGTAAATCCAGGTGGCTCTACTTTCTTCTATTCTGGAATATAAAGGTctttttattaaagtactagaggcccggcgcacaaaattcatgcatgggtatggtccctaggcctagcctgtgatcaaagccatcttccccagctgccgacagcctgccccgccccccaccgcccccaacCCGGGTTCCCAGTTTGCCATTGGGCGATCGGAGCCTGACGGCCTAGGGGGTGGGTGGAAGGACTGAGAGGTCAGCTGGTCCTGCCCgcttgtggccctgcccccatcGTGGGTCactctctgtgtgtggggcgaccgaTAGgacaggggccttggcctggcaccacccgcatcccctgccacccatccCCCAGGTCCCAGTTTGCCATCAGGCGTTGGGAGCCTGTCAGCCGGGgaaaagggactgagaggtggtcagtgcacctcatagtgacggGTGAGTGGTCTGCCATTAcgatcgctgggcttttattatataggatagttgacataccatattatattaatttcaggtgtaaacgtagtgatttgacatttatattccTAACCAGATAGATGGTCTGGTAACCATCTGTAACCATACAAAGGTATTGAGATATTGGCTGTATTTCCCctgctgtattttacatctctgtgacttatcctatctaataaaagggtaatatgcaaattaaacattATTCTGTCACAAAATGGTGGctcccatagccacaagatggtggcccTGCCAAAGACCCCCAGTcccagggggggtgggggtggggggcggctgctgagagcaggcaCCATGAGTGGCCTGGCGAAATGCTTGCTCTGTTGCTGCAACCtcggagggcctctgggcagcaggcacggAGCAGccggtgggggtgcggggggaacACTTGCGTTCTGTGCCCGGCCACGGAATGCCTTTGGCCAGGCTGGGCACAGAATGCTTGCGTCATTGCAGGataggctgaggggacccccgcccctccccccccgtgcatgaatttcgtgcaccgggcctctagtttatttataagtttgtacctcttaatccccttcaccGTTTTGCCCATCTGCCCACTACTCAACCTCCTGGCcactatcagtttgttctctgtatttatgaggtttttgtttgttcatttgtttagtgtgttgtttttttaaaagatattttt
Coding sequences within it:
- the MYMX gene encoding protein myomixer codes for the protein MPAPLLPLLLRMLLSRLLLPAARLARQHLLPLLRRLARRLGSQDLREALLSCLLFILSQRHQPDTGEASRVARPERRERLAPQK